In a single window of the Phycisphaerales bacterium genome:
- a CDS encoding DUF2344 domain-containing protein: MTAVPPQVPPPAAPLWAEVVYALRGELRYLSHQDELRMLQRAVVRAGWPLAFSRGFNPQPRVRIPLPRNLGLAAAQQFAWCGLQRAEAPASLQERLGAALPGGVRLERVHLRRGKVTPQVRAADYWVTLRDDAPPLGTPVAELQARATCIVPREFGPGRAPGTVDIRPSLEELEWVGSRLRFRLRTGAPRTARPVEVLHALGLAPELYHDRLERGEVLWTDTRSPDTGASADERT; the protein is encoded by the coding sequence GTGACCGCAGTGCCTCCGCAGGTACCCCCTCCCGCCGCGCCCCTTTGGGCGGAAGTTGTGTACGCACTCCGCGGCGAGTTGCGCTACTTGTCACACCAGGACGAGTTGCGCATGCTGCAACGGGCCGTCGTGCGGGCCGGTTGGCCGTTGGCGTTCTCGCGGGGGTTCAATCCCCAACCGCGCGTGCGAATTCCGCTGCCGCGCAACCTGGGGCTGGCCGCCGCGCAGCAATTCGCCTGGTGCGGGTTGCAGCGGGCGGAGGCACCCGCTTCGCTGCAGGAGCGACTCGGGGCGGCACTGCCGGGAGGTGTCCGCTTGGAGCGCGTGCACTTGCGGCGCGGCAAGGTGACTCCGCAGGTGCGGGCGGCGGATTACTGGGTGACTCTGCGGGATGATGCCCCGCCGCTGGGTACCCCGGTGGCGGAGCTGCAGGCGCGGGCGACGTGCATCGTGCCGCGCGAATTCGGCCCGGGGCGGGCACCGGGAACGGTGGATATTCGCCCCTCTCTGGAGGAACTCGAATGGGTCGGCAGCCGGTTGCGTTTCCGGTTGCGAACGGGTGCGCCGCGAACGGCTCGGCCCGTGGAAGTGTTGCATGCCTTGGGTCTTGCCCCCGAGTTGTATCACGATCGACTCGAGCGTGGCGAGGTACTGTGGACCGATACGCGGTCGCCGGACACCGGCGCCTCCGCAGATGAAAGGACGTAG
- a CDS encoding Rne/Rng family ribonuclease, giving the protein MRREMIINTLQREECRIAITENNRLEEIYLERAAAENHVGNIYKGIITNVEPSIQAAFVDFGQGKNGFLHISDLHPEYFPNGEGNTENVGRKMPRRARPPIQKCLRRGQEVLVQVTKEGIGTKGPTLTTYLSIPGRFLVMMPGMRRLGVSRRIEDDGARERLRTTLAQLELPEGVGFIARTAAIDRPLDELQNDLLYLTRLWRAVEKRIKNDAAPAELYRESDLVIRTIRDVFTDDIDKILVDDEEVATRAREFLSIFSPKSESIVVTYREPEPIFHKFSIEAELERLHSRHVPLKSGGSLVIEQTEALVAIDVNSGKFRSEDDAETTAYKINFEAADEIARQLRLRDLGGVVVCDFIDMRLEKHRREIERRLIGNLKAHKERAKVLRTSAFGLIELTRQRQRASLTRSVYRDCPHCRGTGLVKTVESVTLDVMRIIQLAVTREHIRMVEVAVAPDVAYLLQNRKRALIHELETRHRRIVSIRPDPSFSQDQVEVTCTDARGRVVPYT; this is encoded by the coding sequence GTGCGGCGTGAGATGATCATCAACACGCTGCAGCGCGAGGAGTGCCGCATCGCGATCACGGAGAACAACCGGCTGGAGGAGATCTACCTCGAGCGGGCGGCGGCCGAAAACCACGTCGGCAACATCTACAAGGGGATCATCACGAACGTCGAGCCGAGCATCCAGGCCGCGTTCGTGGACTTCGGCCAGGGCAAGAACGGCTTTCTGCACATCTCCGACCTGCACCCGGAGTACTTCCCGAACGGTGAAGGCAACACGGAGAACGTTGGGCGGAAGATGCCACGGCGCGCCCGACCGCCGATCCAGAAGTGCCTGCGGCGCGGACAGGAAGTGCTCGTGCAGGTCACGAAGGAAGGGATCGGCACGAAGGGCCCGACACTCACGACCTACCTGAGCATTCCAGGCCGGTTCCTGGTCATGATGCCGGGCATGCGGCGACTGGGTGTGTCACGGCGGATCGAGGATGACGGCGCGCGTGAGCGGCTGCGCACCACGCTGGCGCAGCTTGAGCTGCCGGAGGGTGTGGGCTTCATCGCGCGCACGGCGGCGATCGATCGCCCGCTGGACGAGTTGCAGAATGACCTGCTGTACCTGACGCGGTTGTGGCGCGCCGTGGAGAAGCGGATCAAGAACGATGCGGCACCGGCCGAACTTTACCGCGAGTCGGACCTGGTGATTCGCACGATCCGCGATGTGTTCACCGATGACATCGACAAGATCCTCGTCGACGACGAAGAAGTCGCGACCCGGGCGCGCGAGTTCCTCTCGATCTTCAGCCCGAAGTCGGAAAGCATCGTCGTCACCTACCGCGAACCCGAACCGATCTTTCACAAGTTCAGCATCGAGGCGGAACTCGAGCGGCTGCATTCACGGCACGTGCCATTGAAGTCGGGCGGTTCACTTGTCATCGAGCAGACCGAGGCCCTGGTCGCGATTGACGTGAACAGCGGTAAGTTCCGCTCGGAGGACGATGCCGAGACGACCGCGTACAAAATCAATTTCGAGGCCGCGGACGAGATCGCCCGCCAGCTCCGGCTGCGCGATCTCGGCGGCGTGGTGGTGTGCGACTTCATCGACATGCGGCTTGAGAAACACCGCCGGGAGATTGAGCGGCGGTTGATTGGAAACCTGAAGGCGCACAAGGAACGGGCCAAGGTTCTGCGGACGAGCGCATTCGGGCTGATCGAGTTGACGCGACAGCGGCAGCGGGCCAGTCTGACACGCAGTGTCTACCGCGACTGTCCGCATTGCCGCGGCACAGGTCTCGTGAAGACGGTCGAGTCGGTGACGCTGGACGTGATGCGGATCATCCAACTCGCGGTGACCCGCGAGCATATCCGCATGGTCGAGGTGGCCGTGGCGCCAGATGTGGCCTACCTGCTTCAGAACCGCAAGCGCGCCCTGATTCACGAACTGGAAACCCGGCATCGGCGCATCGTCTCGATCCGACCGGATCCGAGTTTCAGTCAGGACCAGGTGGAGGTGACCTGCACCGACGCCCGCGGCCGAGTGGTGCCCTACACCTAG
- a CDS encoding isoprenyl transferase, with the protein MPTQPPLDPVAVLGLPAHALPRHIAIIMDGNGRWAQQRNLPRIEGHRHAATAVRDVVTHCARLGIECLTLYSFSLENWKRPRPEVDGLMALYAHYLASERAEILANDIRVRQVGRRAGLPAAVLHELDVTEGLSRNNQGMTLCLALNYGARAELVDTFRKLAERVAAGTLAPDKIDEQIVAGALYTAGLPDPDLVIRTAGELRISNFLLWQISYAELYVTPVLWPDFATAQLNEALQEYARRVRRFGDVIAPPATGHAAGGEPQRT; encoded by the coding sequence ATGCCGACGCAGCCACCGCTCGACCCGGTCGCGGTGCTCGGCCTGCCGGCGCACGCCCTGCCGCGCCACATCGCCATCATCATGGATGGGAACGGCCGGTGGGCCCAGCAGCGGAACCTGCCGCGCATCGAGGGGCATCGCCACGCGGCGACGGCTGTCCGCGACGTGGTTACACACTGCGCGCGGCTGGGGATCGAGTGCCTGACGCTCTACAGCTTCAGTCTGGAGAACTGGAAACGTCCCAGGCCGGAAGTGGACGGCCTCATGGCGCTGTACGCGCACTATCTGGCTTCGGAACGGGCCGAGATCCTGGCGAATGACATCCGTGTACGACAGGTGGGCCGGCGCGCCGGATTGCCGGCGGCGGTGCTGCACGAGCTCGACGTAACCGAAGGTCTGAGCAGGAACAACCAGGGCATGACGCTTTGCCTGGCATTGAACTATGGCGCGCGGGCCGAGCTGGTGGATACCTTCCGGAAACTCGCGGAGCGCGTTGCGGCCGGCACGCTCGCACCGGACAAGATCGATGAGCAAATCGTGGCCGGGGCACTCTACACGGCCGGGCTGCCGGACCCCGACCTGGTGATCCGGACGGCGGGGGAGCTGCGCATCAGCAATTTCCTGCTCTGGCAGATCAGCTACGCGGAGCTTTATGTCACCCCGGTGCTCTGGCCGGACTTCGCCACGGCGCAGCTCAACGAGGCCTTGCAGGAATACGCGCGGCGCGTCCGACGGTTCGGCGATGTGATCGCACCGCCGGCCACGGGACATGCTGCGGGTGGTGAGCCCCAACGGACTTGA
- the raiA gene encoding ribosome-associated translation inhibitor RaiA has product MQITVTGRHMSVPDDVKLYCEEKVGRLPRLLDRIQSVDVVIDGHEGLHTVEVIVHVAGSAPFVATAEDKDNFAALDLLMDKIEQQLRRYKERMRNRKHPPRSAENELPA; this is encoded by the coding sequence ATGCAGATTACCGTGACCGGCCGGCACATGAGCGTCCCGGACGATGTGAAGCTGTACTGCGAAGAGAAGGTGGGGCGCCTGCCGCGACTGCTGGACCGGATTCAATCGGTGGACGTCGTGATCGACGGCCATGAAGGATTGCACACGGTGGAAGTCATCGTGCATGTGGCGGGGAGCGCTCCCTTCGTCGCCACCGCGGAAGACAAGGACAACTTCGCCGCACTTGATCTGTTGATGGACAAAATCGAGCAGCAGTTGCGGCGTTACAAGGAGCGGATGAGGAACCGCAAACATCCGCCGCGGTCGGCGGAGAACGAGTTGCCGGCCTGA
- a CDS encoding PTS sugar transporter subunit IIA has translation MKLLDLIDRTAIIPELGSSDRNGVIRELVEILAQAKLITAEAVDGIVKSIITRERTRGTTGFGKGVAVPHVKINGLRKVVASVGRSSAGVDFGSLDGQPVFGIFLIVSPEDQPEEHLRAMDLIFRHLQLEQFRKFLRQSDTTEKIYDLLNEADERAPVA, from the coding sequence ATGAAGCTGCTGGACCTGATCGATCGAACTGCGATTATCCCCGAACTGGGCAGCTCCGACCGCAATGGCGTTATTCGTGAGCTGGTCGAGATCCTGGCCCAAGCCAAGCTGATCACCGCGGAAGCGGTCGACGGGATCGTGAAGTCGATCATCACGCGCGAGCGGACGCGCGGCACCACCGGTTTCGGCAAGGGCGTCGCCGTTCCCCATGTGAAGATCAACGGACTGCGGAAGGTCGTGGCGTCGGTCGGGCGGAGCAGCGCGGGGGTCGATTTCGGCTCGCTGGACGGGCAGCCCGTGTTTGGCATCTTCCTGATCGTCAGTCCGGAAGACCAGCCGGAGGAGCATTTGCGGGCGATGGATCTGATCTTCCGGCACCTGCAACTGGAGCAGTTCCGGAAGTTCCTGCGACAATCGGATACGACGGAGAAGATTTACGATTTGCTGAACGAAGCGGACGAGCGCGCCCCGGTGGCGTAG
- a CDS encoding HPr family phosphocarrier protein translates to MAVEREVIIPNKEGLHFRPIMQFVDVAQRYQAGVTVHCEDRSADGRSPMEMLMLVATQGSKVRVVADGADAGELLEALASLVESGFGEA, encoded by the coding sequence GTGGCCGTCGAAAGAGAAGTCATCATCCCGAACAAGGAAGGGCTGCACTTTCGGCCAATCATGCAGTTTGTCGACGTGGCCCAACGCTATCAGGCGGGGGTGACGGTGCATTGCGAGGACCGGTCGGCGGATGGGCGCAGCCCGATGGAGATGCTGATGCTCGTCGCCACGCAGGGATCGAAGGTCCGCGTGGTCGCGGACGGGGCTGATGCCGGCGAACTGCTCGAGGCCTTGGCAAGTCTCGTGGAGTCCGGCTTCGGCGAAGCGTAG
- a CDS encoding serine acetyltransferase yields the protein MDSRHMGESLPRLVAQLVASYASDERTQYIDREYLPARHVIVEICELLLELTYPGYFGRTGLTRHNISYHVGELLPRLWELLTDQVTRCLCHRHECGQGSRDEVVEPPCRDEAVALVTKFLSRLPAVRACLAEDVQAAYDGDPAAESTSEVILAYPGVLAITIYRFAHELYRLHVPLVPRIMAEHAHHLTGIDIHPGARIGRCFFIDHGTGVVIGETAEIGDHVKIYQGVTLGALSFEKDERGRLIRGYKRHPTVGNHVTIYANAIVLGGDTQLGDGSIIGGSVFLTRDVASGHQVTITPPVLKVRPPPGQELQQGHLGDGI from the coding sequence ATGGATTCACGACACATGGGTGAGAGTCTGCCGCGCCTTGTCGCGCAGCTTGTCGCCAGTTACGCCTCCGACGAGCGCACACAGTACATCGACCGCGAGTATCTGCCCGCGCGCCACGTCATCGTCGAGATTTGTGAACTGCTGCTTGAACTCACGTATCCCGGCTACTTCGGTCGTACCGGTCTTACTCGTCACAATATCAGCTACCATGTGGGCGAGCTCCTGCCCCGGCTCTGGGAGCTACTGACGGATCAGGTCACACGCTGCCTGTGCCATCGCCACGAGTGCGGCCAGGGTTCTCGGGATGAGGTCGTCGAGCCGCCCTGCCGCGATGAGGCCGTGGCGCTGGTGACGAAGTTTCTCAGCCGCCTGCCCGCGGTGCGCGCCTGTCTGGCTGAAGACGTTCAAGCCGCGTACGACGGCGATCCCGCCGCAGAATCGACCTCCGAGGTGATCCTCGCGTATCCCGGCGTGCTCGCCATCACGATCTACCGCTTCGCCCACGAGTTGTACCGGCTGCATGTCCCGCTCGTGCCGCGCATCATGGCCGAGCATGCCCATCATCTCACCGGAATCGACATCCATCCCGGGGCCCGTATCGGCCGCTGCTTCTTCATTGATCACGGTACCGGTGTGGTCATCGGCGAGACGGCCGAAATCGGCGACCACGTCAAGATCTATCAGGGCGTGACGCTGGGCGCGCTGTCTTTCGAGAAGGATGAACGCGGCCGGCTGATTCGTGGCTACAAGCGCCATCCGACCGTCGGAAACCACGTTACCATCTATGCGAATGCGATTGTGCTTGGCGGTGACACGCAACTGGGCGATGGCTCGATCATCGGCGGTTCCGTGTTTCTGACGCGTGATGTCGCCTCCGGACACCAGGTCACGATCACCCCGCCCGTCTTGAAAGTGCGCCCGCCCCCCGGACAGGAACTTCAGCAGGGCCATCTCGGCGACGGGATTTGA
- a CDS encoding LacI family DNA-binding transcriptional regulator — protein MAKVTIEDISRQTGLSRGTVSRALNDRPDISEQTKQRVLEACSQLNYVPSHAARSLATGRRFAVAVLVSDLRSTYAAAFLRGVLNVARKQRYAVHVIEVCTEEHDPGAAYVQSLLAERVDALLVSDPLPGTLTERIAGALAAHPMVAASANCPIECDVLGPDWSEAGRMAARLLTRGGERSILRVTRAGTSADFCAGFDEVLQMQGIDPFGVGLTVPDSCSPNRLDAVVERLAGAARIATGDDLLAIEILVRMALRGRLAGRDYALMGVGNEAAGTALTPGLTSIDLSGEETGQRAMELALQRVTKSRQDGPQRIAVAPQILERGTTANVMM, from the coding sequence ATGGCAAAGGTAACCATTGAGGATATCAGCCGGCAGACAGGTCTTTCACGTGGCACGGTATCGCGCGCGCTGAACGACCGCCCCGACATCAGCGAGCAGACCAAGCAGCGCGTGTTGGAGGCGTGCAGCCAGTTGAATTACGTGCCCAGTCACGCCGCCCGCTCACTCGCGACCGGGCGGCGTTTCGCTGTGGCCGTCCTCGTTTCCGACTTGCGCTCGACTTACGCGGCCGCCTTTCTACGTGGAGTGCTGAATGTAGCGCGGAAGCAGCGTTACGCCGTCCACGTGATCGAAGTCTGCACGGAAGAACACGACCCAGGCGCGGCCTACGTGCAGAGTCTGCTCGCGGAACGGGTGGATGCGTTGCTCGTGTCGGATCCGCTCCCGGGCACCCTGACCGAGCGCATCGCCGGTGCGTTGGCTGCGCACCCGATGGTGGCGGCCTCGGCGAATTGTCCGATCGAATGTGATGTTCTCGGTCCCGATTGGAGCGAAGCGGGCCGGATGGCCGCCCGGCTGCTCACGCGCGGCGGCGAGCGAAGCATCCTGCGGGTAACCCGCGCCGGCACGTCAGCGGATTTTTGTGCCGGATTTGACGAAGTCCTCCAAATGCAGGGAATCGATCCCTTTGGAGTCGGCCTGACGGTGCCGGATTCGTGCAGCCCGAATCGGCTTGATGCCGTGGTTGAGCGCTTGGCAGGGGCGGCGCGCATCGCTACCGGGGATGACCTGTTGGCGATCGAGATCCTCGTAAGAATGGCTCTCCGGGGTCGTCTGGCCGGCCGGGACTACGCCCTGATGGGCGTAGGCAACGAGGCGGCCGGTACGGCGCTGACACCGGGGCTGACCAGCATCGATCTCAGCGGCGAGGAAACCGGACAGCGAGCAATGGAACTGGCTCTCCAGCGGGTGACCAAGTCGCGTCAGGACGGGCCGCAGCGGATCGCCGTGGCACCACAGATACTGGAACGAGGCACTACCGCCAACGTGATGATGTAA
- the ptsP gene encoding phosphoenolpyruvate--protein phosphotransferase: MAAGPVAARTPRTPRPMITKKGINASPGVAIGPSLVLDTEEYRIPHRTIDPSQVPAHVRNLEVALEASRQEVGELRVAAARKLGDQTAVIFAFHEQFIADPKLRTSVEELITRRQFSAAYAFGQVMSEQQRRFRSVNDPYLQERVRDLHDIERRVLRHILGRDREDMTRLTEPVIIVATDITPSQAISLDRAHILGFAIDVGGQTSHMAIIARMLGIPAVVALGDITSDVSGGETLIVDGTNGIVVASPDPATITHFETRRREHERNERRLGKLRGLPATTRDGVTIELLANIEVPEEVPNAVELGADGIGLYRTELLFLGSPRLPTEEQQYEAFRDVLVAAGDRPVIIRTIDLGADKLSPAMASGHHDHNPVLGLRSLRYCLLHLDMFKTHLRAILRASVHGDMRLMFPMITTVMELRQAKATLADVMEDLGEEGIPFRRDLPIGMMVETPAAALLASSFAREAAFFSIGTNDLTQYTLAVDRGNERVAHLYSSHNPAVLALVQRVVRATRGRKVEVSICGEMAGTPLYTQLLLGMGLRRLSMAPKDIPAVKQIVRATDIPCCERIAREVSRFDTDRQVLNFLRDEIRRVQEELGEGDGETSPAPAARTRRAARSRRGEGSRPRDGDSGGRAAS; the protein is encoded by the coding sequence GTGGCGGCCGGCCCGGTCGCGGCGCGCACCCCGCGGACACCGCGGCCGATGATTACGAAGAAAGGGATTAACGCCTCGCCTGGCGTGGCGATTGGTCCATCGCTGGTGCTGGATACCGAAGAGTACCGGATTCCACACCGCACGATCGATCCCAGTCAGGTTCCGGCGCACGTTCGCAACCTCGAGGTCGCGCTGGAAGCGTCGCGCCAGGAGGTAGGGGAGCTGCGCGTCGCCGCAGCGCGCAAGCTGGGGGATCAGACCGCTGTTATTTTTGCCTTCCACGAGCAGTTCATTGCCGATCCCAAGCTCCGCACCAGCGTCGAGGAGCTGATCACCCGCCGGCAGTTTTCCGCCGCCTATGCCTTTGGGCAGGTGATGAGCGAACAACAGCGTCGCTTCCGCAGCGTGAACGACCCGTACCTGCAAGAGCGGGTTCGCGACCTGCACGACATCGAGCGGCGCGTCCTGCGGCACATCCTTGGCCGCGATCGGGAGGACATGACCCGGCTGACCGAGCCGGTCATTATCGTTGCCACGGATATCACCCCTTCGCAGGCGATTTCGCTCGACCGTGCGCACATCCTGGGTTTCGCGATCGATGTCGGCGGCCAAACCTCCCACATGGCCATCATCGCCCGCATGCTCGGCATCCCGGCCGTGGTGGCCCTGGGCGATATCACATCGGACGTCTCGGGGGGGGAAACCCTGATCGTCGACGGCACCAACGGTATCGTCGTCGCCAGTCCCGATCCCGCCACGATTACCCATTTCGAGACCCGCCGACGCGAACACGAACGCAACGAGCGGCGCCTCGGCAAGCTGCGCGGGTTGCCGGCGACCACGCGCGACGGCGTGACCATCGAGTTGCTTGCCAACATCGAGGTGCCCGAAGAGGTACCCAATGCGGTCGAACTCGGCGCCGACGGCATTGGCCTCTACCGCACCGAGCTGCTGTTCCTGGGAAGCCCGCGGCTACCCACCGAGGAGCAGCAGTACGAGGCGTTTCGGGACGTGCTGGTCGCCGCGGGCGATCGCCCGGTCATCATCCGCACGATTGATCTCGGCGCCGACAAACTCTCGCCCGCCATGGCGAGCGGGCACCACGATCACAATCCCGTGCTGGGCCTGCGATCCCTGCGCTACTGCCTGCTGCACCTGGATATGTTCAAGACGCACCTGCGGGCGATCCTGCGGGCCAGCGTGCATGGGGATATGCGGCTCATGTTCCCGATGATCACGACGGTCATGGAGCTGCGCCAGGCAAAGGCCACCCTGGCGGACGTGATGGAAGATCTGGGCGAGGAAGGCATTCCCTTCAGACGTGACCTGCCGATCGGCATGATGGTCGAAACGCCGGCCGCTGCCCTGCTTGCGTCGTCTTTCGCGCGCGAGGCCGCCTTTTTCAGCATCGGTACCAACGACCTCACGCAGTACACGCTCGCGGTCGATCGCGGCAACGAGCGAGTGGCACACCTTTACTCGTCGCACAATCCCGCCGTGCTCGCGCTGGTGCAGCGGGTGGTCCGGGCGACGCGCGGGCGCAAGGTGGAGGTGAGTATCTGCGGTGAGATGGCCGGCACGCCGCTTTACACGCAACTGCTGCTGGGAATGGGCCTTCGGCGGCTCTCCATGGCTCCCAAGGACATCCCCGCGGTGAAGCAGATTGTGCGGGCGACGGATATCCCCTGCTGCGAACGTATCGCCCGCGAGGTCAGCCGCTTCGATACCGATCGTCAAGTGCTGAACTTCCTGCGGGATGAGATTCGTCGTGTGCAGGAGGAGCTGGGTGAGGGTGACGGCGAGACCAGTCCGGCACCCGCCGCGCGAACGCGCCGCGCGGCACGCTCACGCCGGGGCGAGGGTTCGCGGCCGCGCGACGGCGATTCCGGCGGGAGGGCTGCGTCGTGA
- a CDS encoding adenylosuccinate synthase: MSFLDLGNTCVIGLQWGDEGKGKVVDLLLEDYDVVVRYAGGANAGHTVVVGNEKFALHQLPSGILRPSVASIITGGAVIDPAILLAEIASLRERGVTIGDNLRISDRAHVVFPYHRREDALADAASPAAARIGTTARGIGPCYADKYARYWAIRLCDLSPVARFRERLATVVAHKNAYLRGVYEDREPFDASQMADEYLAFAAELRPFICNTTPLLYKLRQAGKRTLFEGAQGSLLDIDHGTYPFVTSSSAGGGGVASGAGVPLAASQSVVGVLKAYVTRVGAGPFPTELRDAVGDAIRQRGNEFGTTTGRPRRCGWFDAVAASYATMFGGPTCLAILHLDTLSGFESIPVCVAYKVDGQVLEEFPADIDVLARVQPVYESLPGWTEELGDCRRFEELPAAARDYVRFLRQRLATPVRMIGVGPGRAQMILVEGEV; this comes from the coding sequence ATGAGCTTTCTCGATCTCGGCAATACGTGCGTCATCGGCCTGCAATGGGGGGATGAGGGCAAAGGCAAGGTTGTCGACCTGCTGCTCGAGGACTACGACGTCGTGGTGCGCTACGCCGGCGGCGCGAACGCCGGGCACACCGTGGTGGTGGGGAACGAAAAGTTCGCCCTGCATCAGTTACCCAGCGGGATTCTGCGGCCGAGCGTCGCCAGCATCATCACTGGCGGTGCGGTGATCGATCCCGCCATCCTGTTGGCGGAGATCGCCTCGTTGCGGGAGCGCGGGGTGACCATCGGCGACAACCTGCGGATCAGCGATCGGGCGCACGTCGTGTTTCCGTACCACCGGCGGGAGGATGCCCTGGCAGATGCGGCCTCGCCGGCCGCAGCCCGGATCGGCACGACCGCGCGTGGCATCGGTCCGTGCTACGCGGACAAGTACGCGCGTTACTGGGCGATTCGGCTGTGCGACCTGAGCCCGGTGGCGCGTTTTCGCGAGCGTCTGGCGACGGTCGTGGCCCACAAGAACGCCTACCTGCGCGGCGTGTACGAGGACCGCGAGCCGTTTGATGCCAGCCAGATGGCGGACGAGTACCTGGCTTTTGCAGCCGAACTGAGGCCGTTCATCTGCAACACCACCCCGCTGCTGTATAAGCTGCGGCAGGCCGGAAAACGTACGCTGTTCGAAGGCGCACAGGGCAGTCTGCTGGACATTGATCACGGGACCTACCCGTTTGTGACGAGTTCGAGCGCGGGTGGTGGCGGTGTCGCCAGCGGTGCGGGCGTGCCGCTGGCGGCCAGCCAGTCGGTGGTCGGAGTGCTGAAGGCCTACGTGACACGGGTCGGCGCCGGGCCCTTTCCGACGGAGTTGCGCGACGCCGTGGGAGACGCGATCCGGCAGCGGGGCAACGAGTTCGGCACGACTACGGGGCGGCCGCGGCGCTGCGGCTGGTTCGATGCTGTCGCGGCGAGTTACGCGACGATGTTCGGCGGGCCGACTTGCCTGGCGATTCTGCATCTCGATACGCTCTCGGGCTTCGAGAGCATTCCGGTCTGCGTGGCGTACAAAGTCGATGGGCAGGTTCTGGAGGAATTTCCGGCCGACATCGACGTGCTGGCGCGGGTGCAGCCGGTGTATGAGTCCCTGCCGGGCTGGACCGAAGAGCTCGGGGACTGCCGCCGGTTTGAAGAGCTGCCCGCCGCCGCGCGCGATTACGTGCGGTTCCTCCGCCAGCGTCTGGCGACACCCGTCCGGATGATCGGGGTCGGACCGGGACGTGCGCAGATGATTCTGGTGGAAGGCGAGGTCTGA
- a CDS encoding phosphatidate cytidylyltransferase — MRKRLIVGIALALVILVGVGLDGWLANRRPFSFPMPGTGLDLGIWACHGLISTAIIFVLTFSATRELVALARARGYRPFGRTAQFFATILVLGPYISFHLKPVAGAYDESWGLFWMANALACVFLLQALLHKTEKAMENIATTIFIVFYAGGLGSFMTKLRMEVEGSTGVLLLVFSVFLVKMTDTGAYFVGSLTGRHKMVAWLSPKKTWEGFAGGMATTILCAVGVGLWLQSAGYLVLREPRVPFVLAMVLLGLLLGLFSAAGDLCASLLKRDAAVKDSGQALPGLGGVLDVLDSPLLAAPVAWVFWTRLFHVAP, encoded by the coding sequence ATGCGGAAACGCCTGATTGTCGGCATAGCGCTGGCATTGGTCATCCTGGTCGGGGTCGGTCTCGATGGCTGGCTCGCGAACCGCCGGCCTTTCTCCTTTCCCATGCCCGGCACAGGCCTGGATCTGGGCATCTGGGCCTGTCATGGCCTGATCAGCACGGCCATCATCTTCGTACTGACCTTCAGTGCGACCCGTGAGTTGGTCGCGCTGGCCCGGGCGCGGGGTTATCGCCCATTCGGGCGTACGGCCCAGTTCTTTGCGACGATCCTCGTGCTCGGGCCGTACATTTCGTTTCATCTCAAGCCGGTGGCGGGCGCCTACGACGAATCCTGGGGCTTATTCTGGATGGCCAACGCACTGGCGTGCGTATTCCTGTTGCAGGCCCTGCTGCATAAAACCGAGAAAGCGATGGAGAACATCGCGACGACCATTTTCATCGTCTTCTACGCGGGTGGCCTGGGCAGCTTCATGACGAAGCTGCGCATGGAGGTCGAGGGCAGCACCGGGGTCTTGCTGCTGGTGTTCTCCGTGTTCCTCGTGAAAATGACGGACACCGGGGCGTACTTCGTGGGTTCACTGACCGGGCGGCACAAGATGGTGGCGTGGCTCAGCCCAAAGAAGACGTGGGAGGGATTCGCCGGCGGTATGGCGACGACGATTCTCTGCGCCGTCGGCGTCGGGCTGTGGCTGCAGAGCGCCGGATACCTGGTGCTGCGCGAGCCGCGCGTTCCGTTCGTCCTCGCGATGGTGCTGCTCGGGCTGCTGCTGGGGCTGTTTTCCGCGGCCGGAGATCTGTGTGCGTCCCTGCTGAAGCGCGATGCGGCTGTCAAGGATTCGGGTCAGGCATTGCCGGGTCTGGGCGGCGTGCTGGACGTGCTTGATTCGCCGCTGCTGGCGGCGCCGGTCGCATGGGTCTTCTGGACGCGCTTGTTTCACGTCGCTCCGTAG